The following is a genomic window from Fibrobacter sp. UWR4.
GTTTGCAGGTCAGAGCGCAACTACCATTCCTCGCCAGATGGGCGAAGAAATCCATGTAGATGCTCTGGTTCAGGGTATTCTGGATAACGAAAAGGCTGTTGCTGATACCTCTTTCAAGTTCCAGATTCCTATCGATACTCTCCATGCGCTGAACAATCAATACTATGCAATTGCTCGTGAACGTTCCGAAAAGGCTCGTCCGGATAGCGCAACTCTTGCCAGCTTCAATGGTGACTATGCTAAGATCCAGGCTTATGTTGATTCTATTCAGAACACTCTGCCCATCAATCCGGCTGACCCTCAGTCTGGTATTCCCATGAAACTTTCTATGGAATCTAGCAACAACCTGAAGATGTCCTATCTGCTTGGCTTGCAGTTCGATACTCAGCTTCTTTCCGTGGGCAAGGTCCTGGAAATGACCCTGGATTACAACTACTACATCCTGGGTATTCGCGATGCTATTGCCAAGGTCAAGGATTCCAGTTTCATCATGCAGATCCCGCAGGATACTCTGCAAGCTATCGGCCTCCGTTACCAGAAGAAGGCCGAAGAAAAGCGAGCTGAAGCCCGTAAGAAGTTTGAGGATGAACAAAATGCCCTGATGGAAAAGGTGAAGTCTTTCAAGGGTGATACTCTTGCCAACGGCATGCCCCAGAAGATGAATTACACCGTTAAGGTTACCGGCATCACGAACAAGGTGGAAGACTTGAGCTCTTATGCTGGTAAGTCCCTCCTGGTATTCTACTTCTCTGCAACTTGTGGCCACTGCCAGCATGCAGCTCCCCAGGTTTATGAAATTGCCAAGGCTTTTGCTGACAAGGGCCTGACCACTATTGCTGTTGCTAGCGGTGGAAACAACAAGACCGGTATCCGCAAGTTTATGGACAACGCCAAGTGGGGTGACGAAATGAACGTGGTCTGGGATGAAACCCGTATCTTTGGTGAACTCTATAGCGACGGCTACGTTCCCAAGCTCTATGTGGTGAACCCCGATGGCACCTACAAGCTTTACGCTGCCTTCGAAAACGACAAGGAAACCATGAAGAGCGATATTGAAGCTCTCCTGAAGGGTACTCCTGTTGTCTGGAATCCGGAACCTCCTAAGACGGATGAAGCTCCTGCTGCCGCACCTGCTCCC
Proteins encoded in this region:
- a CDS encoding FKBP-type peptidyl-prolyl cis-trans isomerase N-terminal domain-containing protein, yielding MNIKKLALGTLALAFVACNTESNSDVVKVNDKTTDDQKFAYMLGAQFAGQSATTIPRQMGEEIHVDALVQGILDNEKAVADTSFKFQIPIDTLHALNNQYYAIARERSEKARPDSATLASFNGDYAKIQAYVDSIQNTLPINPADPQSGIPMKLSMESSNNLKMSYLLGLQFDTQLLSVGKVLEMTLDYNYYILGIRDAIAKVKDSSFIMQIPQDTLQAIGLRYQKKAEEKRAEARKKFEDEQNALMEKVKSFKGDTLANGMPQKMNYTVKVTGITNKVEDLSSYAGKSLLVFYFSATCGHCQHAAPQVYEIAKAFADKGLTTIAVASGGNNKTGIRKFMDNAKWGDEMNVVWDETRIFGELYSDGYVPKLYVVNPDGTYKLYAAFENDKETMKSDIEALLKGTPVVWNPEPPKTDEAPAAAPAPAAK